GCGGCTATATTCGTATTTTGTTGCAGAACAGCGGTAATTCATGCTATCCATGGAACTTCCACTGAGGAATACATTCGTTTACAGGAGTCTCTGCTGGAGAACTATTCTAACGAGATCCGGCCTGTGCGGGACCAGGATAAAACTGTGTTCATCCACACGTCATATTATCTGACCAGCATTAACGAAGTGGATGTTGTAGGTCAAAGGTTAATCACTACTGGTTTCCTTTTCCTTTACTGGAGGGACGAATTTCTTCAGTGGGATAAGGAAAGAACAGGGATCAGTATGATGTACTTTAAACAGGTTCTAAGTCTTCTTCATGTAGCTTTAAATTCAAATTAGACCATCATTTTCTGTAAATTGTATTCTAGAATACCAGTATCATTTTGTGGTCCTTTTGGTTTTGTCGCTATTATATCAATTTCTCTTTGTCTTCGTCCATCCTTTCAGTTTTTACAATCCTTAGTATGATTGGGAGAAACTACAGTTTCACAAAGTATTAATTCATCTGGTGCATATAACTGTAAACaataatcttcttttttttatacagaaacATATATGGACTCCAGACGTGGTATTAAAGAATGACGTTAAAACTTTTGAGGAGCTTGGTGGAGATTTCTACTACCTGGAAGTGACTTGGGATGGATATGTTAGATGGCTACCTTTTCAAGTGTTTGAAAGTAAATGTGACATAGATATAACATATTTCCCATTCGATGAACAGATTTGCAATATAACTTTTCACAGTTGGAGCTTCACTAAATGGGAGGTCAACGTAACGTTGTTTCATGATGACGATTTGCCGGTTGAGATGTACGACTATGTAGAAAATTCGGTCTGGGACATCGTGTTCACCGGTGCTTTGGCATCCCCAGATTCAAAAGCCGAGTCTGAAGTGACATTCATCCTGCACTTGCGCAGAAAACCTCTTCACTACGTCATGAATCTGATTCTTCCTGTTGTTCTTCTAGGCGTTTTAAATCTCCTCGTTTTTGTCATCCCTGCGGACGCCggagaaaaaatgtctttcGCGATGACTGTTTTCCTGTCGTTCGCTGTGTTTTTATCCATCATCAGTATGCAGCTTCCTGTAAATTCCGAGAAAACTTCCCTGGTTGGCTCTTACCTCGTATTTCAAATGACTCTAGGGGTAGGAACCATTGTAATATCGTCTTTCCAACTAAGACTTCATTACCGAAAGGCAGATAGGAAAGTTGGCAGGTTTTATAGAGGGATTGTTAAAGTCGAGCGTTTTCTACGGT
This is a stretch of genomic DNA from Crassostrea angulata isolate pt1a10 chromosome 4, ASM2561291v2, whole genome shotgun sequence. It encodes these proteins:
- the LOC128181844 gene encoding neuronal acetylcholine receptor subunit alpha-6-like, with amino-acid sequence MMRIAAIFVFCCRTAVIHAIHGTSTEEYIRLQESLLENYSNEIRPVRDQDKTVFIHTSYYLTSINEVDVVGQRLITTGFLFLYWRDEFLQWDKERTGISMMYFKQKHIWTPDVVLKNDVKTFEELGGDFYYLEVTWDGYVRWLPFQVFESKCDIDITYFPFDEQICNITFHSWSFTKWEVNVTLFHDDDLPVEMYDYVENSVWDIVFTGALASPDSKAESEVTFILHLRRKPLHYVMNLILPVVLLGVLNLLVFVIPADAGEKMSFAMTVFLSFAVFLSIISMQLPVNSEKTSLVGSYLVFQMTLGVGTIVISSFQLRLHYRKADRKVGRFYRGIVKVERFLRCKQRCGRSRKVSDLEGETEESDEDTEYVVNWNAVSSAIDFVSFWTMLVFEVLAITIFVTLINSAHG